The following proteins come from a genomic window of Plasmodium vivax chromosome 3, whole genome shotgun sequence:
- a CDS encoding hypothetical protein, conserved (encoded by transcript PVX_000805A) — MNPLSTFLLSIFFIKAALVCAISTHEVLNDKRIEFKNNAKRIINESYLVDKNEKLLGSSLRTYKYYLVKGTTEFRAIFIFDDLNLNKATELGIRNAQHEADILNVEGNVKNIYPLDEISTFNEVLYRERKMFSLETAYSTTSYVLAKFVFDVNIEEEDEEDIMSLLIETELNMKKKKLDVLTEGDGGAQRGGNMNSISSSDMQSNQSNHANHSNHSQSVELYKKKRPQVFTQFVGLFVSIVSMVTSISGAISAVASVFSGTPSPSPPEFLGDEAWTLPTYEERRVSKREAPKAGKGKKAPQEDPYYDDDYSDGDYYDGDYYDGDYYDGDYYEDDYYEDDYYDDYGGDYRF, encoded by the coding sequence atgaatccCCTGAGCACTTTCCTgctgtctattttttttatcaaagcAGCCCTTGTATGCGCCATTTCGACGCATGAAGTTTTGAATGACAAACGAATTgagtttaaaaataatgccaAACGGATTATCAATGAATCATATTTGGTggacaaaaatgagaagctgTTGGGCAGTTCGCTCAGGACATATAAATACTACTTGGTAAAAGGTACAACCGAATTTAGGGctatcttcatttttgacgATTTAAATTTGAACAAAGCGACAGAGCTAGGAATACGCAATGCTCAACACGAGGCGGACATCTTAAATGTAGAGGGGAACGTGAAGAACATTTACCCCCTCGATGAGATAAGCACATTTAATGAGGTCCTATAcagagagagaaaaatgtTCAGCCTGGAAACTGCGTACTCCACCACAAGTTATGTGCTAGCCAAATTTGTCTTCGACGTGAACatcgaagaagaagatgaggaGGACATCATGTCTCTTTTGATTGAAACTGAATTGaacatgaagaaaaaaaaattggacgTTCTCACGGAGGGGGATGGCGGCGCACAGCGAGGGGGCAACATGAACAGCATCAGCAGCAGTGACATGCAGTCGAACCAGTCTAACCACGCGAACCACTCGAACCACTCTCAATCGGTTGAACTGTACAAGAAGAAACGCCCACAAGTGTTCACCCAATTCGTCGGGCTGTTCGTCAGCATAGTGTCCATGGTTACCTCCATCTCAGGTGCCATTTCAGCTGTCGCGTCAGTTTTTTCGGGCACGCCCAGCCCCTCACCCCCCGAATTTTTGGGGGATGAGGCATGGACCCTGCCCACATATGAGGAGAGAAGGGTTTCCAAGAGGGAAGCTCCCAAGGCTGGGAAAGGCAAGAAGGCTCCACAGGAGGATCCCTACTACGATGATGACTACAGCGATGGTGACTACTACGATGGTGACTACTACGATGGTGACTACTACGATGGTGACTACTACGAGGATGATTACTATGAGGATGACTACTACGATGACTATGGCGGTGACTACCGCTTCTAA